The stretch of DNA CTTCTTGGTGCAATTCTAGCAAGACAGGAATCGCTCCAGCTGCTCCACTGATAATATCTATTTCATGGTCTGTCAAGGCTATAGGAGCTAATGCAGCAATGATTTTTAGCCCCAAATTAGACCATTCAGGGCGGTTTTGCTGCCTTCCAATTTTCCAAAGATGATAAGCAGCCCCCAATTTTCCAGCGTAAACGCCATAATTCCCCAGTTTATTTTCTTTTTGGAGTATTTGGATGACATTATTAACGGTTCCTTCCAAGGTCCAAGTGAGAATAGGATCATTGGTTTTAGAAACAATCATAGACAAAAAAGTAGCAATTCCCGATAAACCATTGTAGGGATCTGCGGAAAAAGAAGTCGTAACAACTTTGAAAGATCCATTAATAGCATCTACCTGATGCCCCGTCCAATTGCAGGTGTTGTTGTACCAAATTGCTTCCTTGGCTAGGTGTTTGGCAATGGAATAAGCAGTTTGAAAAAAAATCTCTTTATTTGAAGTCATGGTCTATTAATTAAGTGGTTTGCAAACGGGGATTTCTATACATATATTTTCGACTCATTCCCATCGATTCCATATAGTTTAAAACAAAGTTGGTAAGCTTTTCAGGATTGGTTATTTTTTTTTGAAACCCCTCAATTAAGGCTTCAGAGATAACTTGAACTCTACTCATCCCAAAACTTTGACCATTGCCAGGGTCTTCTGCAAAGGAAACGCCTTTTCCTAATTTTTGTGTAAATAAAGGAACCGAATCATTGAGGTAGCCGTCCATATTTTTTATAAGATGAGGCAACATCATTTTGGTCAGTGCAAGGTGTTTTTTATCAAGGTACAATACGGCACTATCAGATCGAGTATAAAGCGCTTTATGATTGAGGCATTTAAAATTAAATGGGATGTTGTAAAAATTGAAATTGTTGGTGATTTCTGAAACCAACTTTGCTGCACCTTCGGGCTTGATGTGCCAATAAATTCTAGCTAGGCTTCCTTCGTGACTGAGGTACTCATTGCCATAAACATAATAGAAGACAGCTTGTGCTTTTTTATTTTCTTTTTGTCGGTAAAAGTGGACATATTGATTTACGACAGCTTGTGTTTGTTGAGGAGTTGCATATTTATAAGTATTGGGGATTAAGTGGCGCAGAACGCCATTTTTTTGAGCAAAAGCCTGTCCTTTTTGATCAACGGCATAGATTTTCCAATTCATATCTAATCCATCCGAGGAGCAATTGGCTGCTGACAATTGATTCATAAAATGTTCTCGTTCTGTAATAGGAGGGAGTTGATGTTGGCTTGCAGCGTTATCACAATAAAATTTGCCATACAATTGGTTTGTGATGGCATTCAACAAACGGGAACGTTGTTCTTTTGAGGTATAATGTTGGTTGCTGCCAAAACTACCTAGGTCGTAGCCTGCTTGGGTGTAGGGGTGTTTGTTATATACTTCAAAAGGCTTTTCATCAACTGTAAATGAATGATTGGAGGTGACCTTTAGCCGTTTGACAATTGTCATAATTTGCTGCTCAAAAATATTATTTTGCTGCTTTTTCATAAGAAGTAGAATTTAGACCAAATAAGTCGGAAATGATTTGCTCTGGCTGATTAAATAGATGTTGGCAAAGTTGAATAATTCGTGCGGTATTGGGCAGTAATTGAGGATGCTGCACATTGCTTTCAAAAGCAGTTTGCAATAAACGGGCGGCTGTCATCCGAGTAACTTGATTCAAGGCAAGTTGTTCTTCTTGGTCAGAATAGGCTTTTAGTTGGGCGTAATTTTTCCAAAATGCTTGAATTCCAGATTGGATGGAGGGAATAGAAATATACTCTTGTCCTGAAAATTTGTGATGTTGTAAACTTCCATTGTTATAACTATAAACCCAAGAGGATAAATAAGATTGAAAAACTCCAGCTACGTCCCAAAGTGGATCACCAACATTAGCAATTTCCCAATCAATGAGTTTTAAGGCTTCTTCTTTTTTTTCTTCTTGACCAACCAAGACAAAATTTACCCATTTTACATCGCCATGAATCAGGCTTGTAATCTTCCATTCTAAGCGTAAACGGTCTAGGTTGTGAACTAAGTCTTGATGTTCCAAAATTGTTTTTATAACAGGATTTGTCTCATGACGAGCCATAAATTGAGGTTCTCCAACATTAATAATCCAAGGGAGTTGCTGATTAAAAAATTGAAGTGACGAATTATGGTTGAGTTCTTCTTGGATAGGATGATGAAAAGAATGCAGTATTTCTGCTATTTTTTTTGCATAACTGGTGGAGAATGTTTGATGTTCTAAAATGACTTCATATAAATTTTTGGCAGTGGGAAATAGCTCTGTCACCAAAACCTGATTACTAGGGTCATAACCTATAAAGTTAGGGATAAATTTTCTTGCTTTTAGATAAACATCACAGTGATGGATCAGATGATGAGCTGTTGCATCTTTTTGCATCAAATAAGCATTTTCTGTATTAATATCTACCAATTGTTTGACAAAAAGGGGAGTACCTGCTTCTTGATACACCCTAAAAATAGAATTTCTACTTCTGTGATGTTCCAACGTATAATCTCCTTCCATAAACAGTTGTACATTCAAGTAACCTTTGTCTAATAAGTAGTGGTGGATATTCTTTTCTGTTAATCGCATCGTTATATTATATTTCTTAAGGTGATTGGAGTAGGTAAACAGGTACTGCTTTACACAGTACCTGTTTTTAAGAGTAGACCTGAAAAACAATCTGATAAATTAGATTGTAGCCTAAATAGTTGATCCCGCTTTTAACAAACAAAAGGAATTCCTGTAATTGGGCAATTTACACCTGGTGTAGTTTCAGGAATACATCCAACTACTGGAATTGTAGGGATTGCTTGTGCTTGTGCTGCTCCTTGATTAGGAGGACAGGCAACGGTTTGTGGGCACCCCAAAGCTGTTACAGGTGGAAAGGTTTGTGCTTGCGCACCAGCCTGATTACAATTTACTACTGTTGGAAAACAACCTAAAGCTGTGACGGTAATCGTTTGTGCTTGTGCTCCACCATCTTGCTTACAAATCAATGAAGTCGGACAGTTTTTAACTGCTGTATGACAACCGATCAAAGAGGTTGGACAGTTTTGAACAGCGGTGTGACAGCCAATTGGCTGAGTAGGACATACAGCCGTGTTGCAAAGCAAAGGAGCAGTTGGACAGTTTTTAATCGCCGTTTGGCAACCAATCAAAGAGGTTGGACAATTTTGAACAGCAGTATGACAGCCAATTGGTGTCGTTGGGCAGTTCAATACAGCAGTATTACAACCAAGCAAAGAGGTTGGGCAACCTATCGTTTGAGGAGGGCAAGCGATTGTTTGAGGGCAACCTGCGGCAACTGTTACAGGGATTGCTTGAGCCTGCGCTCCACCTTGTGCACAAATAGGAGATACGCCAGTAAGGGTTTGTGCTTGTGCTCCATCTTGATTAGGAGGACAGGCAACCGTTTGCGGACAACCTAAAGCCGTTAAAGGAGGAAAAGTTTGTGCCTGCGCTTCACCCTGTGGGCAAATGGTAATTGTTGGACAGACAGGAATCGTAGGAATCGTTTGCGCCTGTGCTCCACCTTGCACACATGTTATCGGTGAAATAGTAATTGTTGGGCATACTACAATGGTAGGCATCGTTTGAGCCTGTGCGCCGCCTTGATTAGGAGGACAAGCTACCGTTTGTGGACAACCTAGACCTGCTGTAACTGGTGGAAAAGTTTGTGCTTGCGCTCCACCTTGATTACAGAGAGAGGTTGGAGGGCATAGATAAGGAGTCATAGTTGGTGGTGGAAAAGTCCGTGCTTGCGCCCCACCTTGCGCACAAACAGGAGATACGCCAGTAAGGGTTTGCGCTTGTGCTCCACCTTGTGCACATGTTATTGGTGAAATGGTAATTGTTGGGCATAATGGAATGGTCGGAATGGTTTGAGCTTGTGCGCCACCTTGATTAGGAGTACAAGTAACCGTTTGTGGACAACCTAGACCAACCGTAACTGGTGGAAAAGTTTGCGCCTGAGCCCCACCTTGTGGACATGTTGTTACTGGAGCAATCGTTGGACATAAGCAACCTGTTGGCATCGTGGGCAGAATCGTTTGTGCCTGCGCATGACCACCTTGGTTACATACTGGCCATACTCCTGTTGGAGGAGGGCAGATAAATTGTGTGAACATGATGTTTTAAATTAAGATGATTAAAAAAATAGATATATTTTTTAGAGATAGCATAAATAGGTTCTTCTCTCAGGAGTTCCTATTGGGAAAACTATTGTTCTTTTTCAGCAGATGGATTAGGGCAAATTGGTACTTGGGTTTGTGGACATTTTACCGTAAATGCTTGTTGTTGATGTTGTGGGCAACAGGCTGCTTGCTGATGAGTTGCGGTATTGGCTCCTTGAGCTTGGGTAGCGTATTGTTGATAAACGGTTCCTCCAAAGTAGTGTTGAGCCAAGTTTTGTTCATAAGAAGAAATAGAGGTATTGTTATAAATGTATTTAGTGGCATTATTTAACCAAATAAGCGTGCCTCCAAGTGGGCTATTGGTTTTGGTTAATTTAACGGTATGTAATATATCCTCTTTGGCGATTTCTATGGTTTGGCGTAGAAGGGTATCTAAATAGACAGTAATGGTATCTTCCGATGGTCCTTTTCCTACAAAGCCAGAAAATAGGATCATATCTGTTGGAACTTTGTTTTCTTCTGTAAGAAGGTTTTTGACTAAATCATCTACGGGAAATTGATTTTTTGTTGCCATTGTGTTTTAATTTTAATTAAAGAATATAGGGGCGTAAAATGAAGGGGGCGTAGCTCTAAAGCGTGTTTTATTTATTCTTCAGTCGTTGTTTCTAATTGTTGAATGGCTTGAAGCAATGCTTTTCCATTGGGAGAGCCTAAACCAGTACAAGGATCCCATCCATAGGCTGCTATATACAAGCCATTGTTGCCTTGGGGAGCTTGTATAAAAGCATTGCTATTTTCTAGTTGGTATAGTAGGTTATTAATAAATCCTAATTGATAGCCTAAGGATTGGTTTAATCGGGCAATGAGAGCTGCCCAAAGTGGGGTTGATAGACTAGTGCCTCCCATTGGCATCCAGGCACCATTAAATACAATCTTATAAGCCGAAGCCATTGCTGCGTTAGCCGCTATGTCGGGGATTGCTCGACCATTGGTGGGATTGTACCCTACATATTGTGGATGACGACTTAGGTAAAGGTTGGAAGCCGTTTGCTGATAGGCTGGTATTGGTATTCTGCGGCTATAGCCTCCGCCTGTTCCAACCATGGTATTGGATACCTGTTCGTACCAAACCCTATTTTGAGTTAGCTGCCCATTTTGTATCTGAATGGTTGTTCCTCCACAGCCCAAAACAAATGGATTGTTTGTTGGTACATTGACATTGGGATATTGCAAGCCATTGTAAGCACCGTGATCGCCAGAAGCTGCAATTACTGTAATTCCTCGTAACGCTGCTTCATAAAAAGCACTATTTAGTTCTTGAAGCTCAGTTTCACTATAATTGAACTCAGAACCTGCCCAACTAATGGATAAAATAGTAGGGTTGTTTTTAGTGTCGCTAAGTGCTGTTTTTACTGCTTCGATAATGCTTTTACCATAGTAAATAACAAGTTTTGCCTTGGGAGCAAGAGCCCCTGCAATTTGGATGTCAGAAGTTACTTCTACATTTTCATTGGCGGGTACTTTTGAAGGAGCGCCAACGACTTCAATGGTTGGGACTTCCAAGCCGAGCCCCTGAAAAAATTGTGTCATATCTTGATGGGTAAAGGTGCCCCCTAGTTCGATAAGACCAATGGTTTGCCCTTTTCCATCTCCTTCTGGAAAGTTATAGGCTTGTATAAAATCTAGTGGAGAATAGCTTGTTGTTGCACTTATTGTTTTATCTATTTTAGAAGAGGTTGGGCGTTGTTCAAAGTGTTGTTTGATAAAACCACGGTGTGGTTTTTTGGTATCGGAATCAACTTCTGTTTCAGGAATAGCCTTAGTTGTATCAAATGTTAGGTCGCCCAAGTTATTGAGTACATTTAGTGTCTCAGAAGTTACAGAATCTCTTTTGTCCTCAATAGATTGGAAGAGGTTAGCAGTTGCGTGAAGCACTACTTCTCTTTTTAGAGGGTTAAATTCAGCTTTGATTTCTTTTTGAGCAGCAAATTTAAGTAAGTTATTTACTTCATCTTTGGGGATAGAAAAACGCTTTTGATATTCCGAAAAGCTAATGTAATTTCGATTTTTTGGGTGTTGGCTTAGTAGATCATTTAATTGTTTTTGCTCGTTTTCGGAATGGGATGCGGGAGGGGAATAAAATCGGACTTCAATGGTGCTGTTCAACATTGGATTTAATATTTTTTGAGTTAAGTGGGATGGTTCAATTAATTAATTTTATCCAATAGAATCAATCTCTATTTTTTGCAACACAAAGATGATGTTTTAATATGTTATTTTAGTAGGTATTTATACTTGTTTTTAATATGTAGGTATTTATACTTATTTGTTGTTGAGTTTGTTATGTATTTGTGTTTTGTTTATTTTTTAAAAGAAGAGAAGGTGTTGATCTAAAAAAAATACCCTCCAAGTACTATTTTATAAGTACTTGGAGGGTTTAAGAAAGATCTGCTCTTAATAATCTTTATCCATTACTCTGCTAGAGACCACGTAGATAATTAGCAGCGTATTACTTTATGTTGTATTCAAAATTTATAAACTAGTAGTCATTACAGCTTGCCATTCTCTGATGCTATCTAAAGGATACACTAACATAATAACATTAATAATTAAACTATCTCGAATGGTCAAAATTAGCCCAATTTCTACTAGAATGAACAGCATAACCGATTTGGCAAAGCCTAGATAATGGGCTACAATAAAACCTAAACCACAATAGAATAAATCGCCCATAGAGTTAACAATACTATCTCCTGTATAACCTAAAGCACCTGCATCTCTATAACGTTCAATAATAGTAGCTGAGTTTTCTGCAATTTCCCAGATGGCTTCCAATAGTACAGCAATATTAAATCGCCATATCCAAGAGATTTTGGACGCCAACGGATATAATATTCCAAAAAACAAAATGCCATGTAGTAAATGAGAAAAACTATATGGGTCTGTCCAATGCTGCGAGTTTTGGTCGCTCCAAGCATCACCTATCCAAAAATAAAAATTGCCATTAGCAGCCAACCAATTTCTACCCTGAAATTGTAAAATGAATGCCGTACCAATGATTAGGAAGAAAAGTGCACAGTAAGCGATGGGGGAATTTTTTTGTTGAGACATGAGAGTGTGGAGTTAAGGATGGGGCTGTCAAAGAATGAAAAAAATCAAATCATAGATTTGAAAAAGATATCTAGTAAATTATTACATTTTTGAATAAAAACGGCACTTAAGTTATATAAAATGAAATGTTTATAAAAAAAATAAGCATTACCTCGATAGAAGTAATGCTTATTCAGACCATGCGCAGTAGAAAATTAGCTCAACTGTAATAAGTCATTCATACCAAAAACGCCTTTTTTATCAATCAACCATTGAGCGGCAAGAATCGCCCCAGAAGCAAAACCTTCTCGCCCTTTTGCTGTATGTTTGATTTCTAATTCATCAATAGCAGAATGATATTGAATAACATGCGTGCCAGGAGTATTGCCAATACGTTTTGCCGTGATTGGAATACAATTATTAGCAATTTTTTTATTTTCTTCTTGTAGTTGATAACCTTGGAGGCTGTCAATTTTTTCAAGAATACCCTCCGCTAATGTGACCGCAGTTCCACTAGGAGCATCAAGTTTTTGGGTATGATGGATTTCTTCCATTTCGACTTGATATTCTTGGTGAGTACTCATAATTTGAGCCAAATGCTTATTTAGTTCAAAAAAGATATTTACCCCAATACTAAAGTTAGAAGCATAAAAGAAAGCACCATTATTGGTTTTGCACCAGTCGCTTACTTCTTGATATTGATCCAACCAAGCTGTTGTGCCCGATACAACAGGCAAGCCAGCTTTTAGGCAGGTCATAATATTAGAATAGGCCACTTCAGGTTGAGAAAATTCAATGGCAACATCTGCTTGCTTTAGGTTCTCAGCTGTAAATGTTTCTAAGTTGTCTGCATTAATTTTGAGTACAACTTCATGACCTTGTTCGTTTGCTAAGCGCTCAATGGTACGTCCCATTTTGCCATAGCCAATCATTGCTATTTTCATTAATTTATTAATTATTTATTAAGTAGGGAGGTGTTTACCTACATAGCCGATGACGATTTTATTTTCTAGAATAAGAAAGTGCATTCGCTGACTAGAAGGAAAATTTTTTATATGATAACCAAAGAAATAAGATTCTCCATTATATCGGAACAAACGATGGCGACTCAATTTATCATTATTTTTAACGCTATCACTTTCGTCGGAAATATTTAATTGTGTAAAATCTATGAGATCAGTGTAGTTTGGTGGAATATTTTTATCTAAGCAATCTATGATATAGTCATTCAATGAAGTAATGGAGTCCCATATCCGTTGATGGAAAACAGGAGAGAATTCACCTTTTATTAGCTTTTTTTTAACTGTTGTGACTAATTGAATATGTTCGAAAAGGGTTTCAAAATCATTTAAGAAAGTTTTGCTTTGTTGAAGATTTTGGATTTTTACCTGTTCGATTAATGAATAATGATGCTCCCAGTGAGCTACTGTTGTTACATTATTTACATTTTTTAAGGAGTGCTCTATTTCAGAGTCTCCATTTTTGAGTTCATGATGATCTATTAAGAAAGAAGGTGAATCCCATTTGGGATTGGAGTAAAAACTTAAGGCAAGTTGGTTTAATAGATAGCAAGCTCCTAACGAAGGAACAGAGATTTGTTGATAGAAGAAATCAGATAGTTGCGCTCGTTCTACTTCTATTTCTTCTATTGAAAGAATAGGACTTTGAGTAGATGCAATTAGTGCCTTAATTCTTCCTTTATATTCTTGATCTTGTTGTTCAATCCAAGTTCTTATATAAGTGTTACACCCAATAGGAATAGAATACCAACCAGAATCTAAACTATTGGTAATTCGAATAGTTTTGAAGTTTACTTTAGTGGCTTTTTTATAGATATCAAAGAAAAGTTTGAGAGCTTGATCTATATTTTCTTCTTGTTCAAATGGAAGAGAATGGTCATTCAAAATAAAATATTCCATGTGTAGGTATTTTATCAGTTAAGTGGGGCTGTCTAAGAGTTCATCTAATTTATTTTCCCATTCGTCAAAAAAACCTTTAGGCCACTCATCTAGTCGACCATTAGAATCTAAAAAGGGAGTAATAATATCAATAGAATGTTTTTCAAGAGATTCATCTTTTGAGAAATAGAATATGGAAACATTTTCTTTTGTCAATTGTTGTTTGTGCACAGCAACTCGAATACCATTTAGTATATGATCACTATGTGTTTCTATAAACAACTGGACACCAGATTGGGCTGCTAAACTAAGAAGTTTTCCTAGAGCACTTTGCCCTGCTGGGGCTAGATGAGATTCTGGATTTTCAATAAGTATAATATCATTAGGGCTTGATGCTAAAATGGCTGTAATTACAGGTAAAACATAGGTTAAACCAAAGCCTACATTTTGAGGTTTAAATTTATCTGTATATCCTTCTTTTGTTTTAAACTCATAAGCTAAAACAGCATAATCAATTTCCTCTATTATATTGGCACTTATTTTGATACCTTCACAAATTTCAGACATCCAGAGATTTACTTGACTAAGTAATTCGTCATTTACACTTTTAGGATACAATAGTGCTTTATTTTTTATTGGTTTAGTTTCATTTTGTGCTAAAAAATGTGTTGTGTATTCTCCTTTTATACCAATACTATTTAGTGTATTAATATAATAATCAGATACACGATGAGTTTGATCAGGGGCTACTCTTTCTGCTGCTAAATAAGTAAAGTTTTTATTAAATAAAGATTTAGTGCGTAATTGTTGAGTGCTCAGATTACTACCTTGATTTTTATGAGGTTTTCCTTTTTGCAAGTCAGAGTTGCTTATATAATTATATAGAACATTTAATTGATCTCCATTTTCCCAAGACAGTGCAAAATGAAAAAGGTCCTCTGTAGTTCCATAAGTTAGAATATCTTTACCTTTTCCAACATTAATATAATCCCCTGTTAGCCTAAGACCATTTTCTAATAATGTATTCTGTTCAAATGATTGTCTTAATAATAGAAGTACTTGAATTAAAGAAGATTTACCAACACTGTTTTTACCCGTAATTAAATTAAGATTGCTTAAGGGCAAGTCTACTTCATCAAGTATCTTATAATTCTTAATGTATATATTAGAAATCATTTTGTATGTTTTTGAATTATACTATTTATGGTTTCAAATCTTTTGGTAACACTCGTTTTATGTCCTGTGGAATATGTAATTGATCCATGGAAATCATTTTTTTCAAACAATGCTATATAGTCTTTTAAAAATGAGACCTTTTGTTGCTTTAAATGATCTTTTTGAGCGTGAGATAAATTTGAGAATAAGACAGTAATAACCTCAAATAAAGCTCGATTAATTGATTTATGTTTTTTATTTGTTTGTTTAGAGAGTTTAATAAAAGTATCTTCACCAAAAATATCTTTTGCAAGCTCTAGAGCTTCTAAAAGTTCTTTTTTTAACCTTTCTAATTGAACTTTAGGAGCCTTACCAAGTGTTTCCATTGCATTATTG from Aureispira anguillae encodes:
- a CDS encoding T3SS effector HopA1 family protein, whose product is MKKQQNNIFEQQIMTIVKRLKVTSNHSFTVDEKPFEVYNKHPYTQAGYDLGSFGSNQHYTSKEQRSRLLNAITNQLYGKFYCDNAASQHQLPPITEREHFMNQLSAANCSSDGLDMNWKIYAVDQKGQAFAQKNGVLRHLIPNTYKYATPQQTQAVVNQYVHFYRQKENKKAQAVFYYVYGNEYLSHEGSLARIYWHIKPEGAAKLVSEITNNFNFYNIPFNFKCLNHKALYTRSDSAVLYLDKKHLALTKMMLPHLIKNMDGYLNDSVPLFTQKLGKGVSFAEDPGNGQSFGMSRVQVISEALIEGFQKKITNPEKLTNFVLNYMESMGMSRKYMYRNPRLQTT
- a CDS encoding phosphotransferase family protein; translation: MRLTEKNIHHYLLDKGYLNVQLFMEGDYTLEHHRSRNSIFRVYQEAGTPLFVKQLVDINTENAYLMQKDATAHHLIHHCDVYLKARKFIPNFIGYDPSNQVLVTELFPTAKNLYEVILEHQTFSTSYAKKIAEILHSFHHPIQEELNHNSSLQFFNQQLPWIINVGEPQFMARHETNPVIKTILEHQDLVHNLDRLRLEWKITSLIHGDVKWVNFVLVGQEEKKEEALKLIDWEIANVGDPLWDVAGVFQSYLSSWVYSYNNGSLQHHKFSGQEYISIPSIQSGIQAFWKNYAQLKAYSDQEEQLALNQVTRMTAARLLQTAFESNVQHPQLLPNTARIIQLCQHLFNQPEQIISDLFGLNSTSYEKAAK
- a CDS encoding S53 family peptidase: MLNSTIEVRFYSPPASHSENEQKQLNDLLSQHPKNRNYISFSEYQKRFSIPKDEVNNLLKFAAQKEIKAEFNPLKREVVLHATANLFQSIEDKRDSVTSETLNVLNNLGDLTFDTTKAIPETEVDSDTKKPHRGFIKQHFEQRPTSSKIDKTISATTSYSPLDFIQAYNFPEGDGKGQTIGLIELGGTFTHQDMTQFFQGLGLEVPTIEVVGAPSKVPANENVEVTSDIQIAGALAPKAKLVIYYGKSIIEAVKTALSDTKNNPTILSISWAGSEFNYSETELQELNSAFYEAALRGITVIAASGDHGAYNGLQYPNVNVPTNNPFVLGCGGTTIQIQNGQLTQNRVWYEQVSNTMVGTGGGYSRRIPIPAYQQTASNLYLSRHPQYVGYNPTNGRAIPDIAANAAMASAYKIVFNGAWMPMGGTSLSTPLWAALIARLNQSLGYQLGFINNLLYQLENSNAFIQAPQGNNGLYIAAYGWDPCTGLGSPNGKALLQAIQQLETTTEE
- a CDS encoding DUF2585 family protein — its product is MSQQKNSPIAYCALFFLIIGTAFILQFQGRNWLAANGNFYFWIGDAWSDQNSQHWTDPYSFSHLLHGILFFGILYPLASKISWIWRFNIAVLLEAIWEIAENSATIIERYRDAGALGYTGDSIVNSMGDLFYCGLGFIVAHYLGFAKSVMLFILVEIGLILTIRDSLIINVIMLVYPLDSIREWQAVMTTSL
- the dapB gene encoding 4-hydroxy-tetrahydrodipicolinate reductase, translating into MKIAMIGYGKMGRTIERLANEQGHEVVLKINADNLETFTAENLKQADVAIEFSQPEVAYSNIMTCLKAGLPVVSGTTAWLDQYQEVSDWCKTNNGAFFYASNFSIGVNIFFELNKHLAQIMSTHQEYQVEMEEIHHTQKLDAPSGTAVTLAEGILEKIDSLQGYQLQEENKKIANNCIPITAKRIGNTPGTHVIQYHSAIDELEIKHTAKGREGFASGAILAAQWLIDKKGVFGMNDLLQLS
- a CDS encoding AAA family ATPase — encoded protein: MISNIYIKNYKILDEVDLPLSNLNLITGKNSVGKSSLIQVLLLLRQSFEQNTLLENGLRLTGDYINVGKGKDILTYGTTEDLFHFALSWENGDQLNVLYNYISNSDLQKGKPHKNQGSNLSTQQLRTKSLFNKNFTYLAAERVAPDQTHRVSDYYINTLNSIGIKGEYTTHFLAQNETKPIKNKALLYPKSVNDELLSQVNLWMSEICEGIKISANIIEEIDYAVLAYEFKTKEGYTDKFKPQNVGFGLTYVLPVITAILASSPNDIILIENPESHLAPAGQSALGKLLSLAAQSGVQLFIETHSDHILNGIRVAVHKQQLTKENVSIFYFSKDESLEKHSIDIITPFLDSNGRLDEWPKGFFDEWENKLDELLDSPT